The window CCATGCTACAAGAGCCAAATAAATTAAAAGAATTTATGCCATTACTTCGAAAAGTCGGCTTTCAATGAATGATGTCAATTGACATAGTAAAGTTAACAATCAACTATTAACATTATTTGAAAACTGGTTTACATAATGAAAAAACTGTCAGTTTCAGAACTAGCGAAATTATATGGATATTCAAGACAAGCTGTATATGCCCATATAAAGAAAGGAAATTTATCAAAAGGATCGGATGGATTAATTGACTTTTCAGAAGCCTTGAGAGTTTTTGGGGAACCACAAAAAAGCAATTCTAGTGTCAACCAAAGTCAATCAACTAGTAGTCATAACTTAACAGAAGTTGACTCGCTAAAACGTCAAGTTGACATGCTGGAAAAACAATTAAATCAGGCAATACAGAGAGAAAATCAATCATTAGAACGTGAATCGTTTTATCAAGAACAGATTGAGGCCATGCAGCGCTTACTGGAAGCTCCAAAAGCTAATATGACTACGTTTACCGATCATAAATCTGAACAGGATATAGCAACAGATTCTCGGCCACAGACTGAATCGAACTATGACGGATTGACTACTCCACAGAACAAACGCATCCCTGTTCCAGAACATGTTGAGCCTGAACCTAAAAAGAGGGGCTTCCTGAGCCGTTTTTTCCTTCCCTATGGTTAGCCAGGACTCCACTTTTTTGATGAGCCAATTTCAGTGCA of the Acinetobacter lwoffii genome contains:
- a CDS encoding plasmid replication DNA-binding protein translates to MKKLSVSELAKLYGYSRQAVYAHIKKGNLSKGSDGLIDFSEALRVFGEPQKSNSSVNQSQSTSSHNLTEVDSLKRQVDMLEKQLNQAIQRENQSLERESFYQEQIEAMQRLLEAPKANMTTFTDHKSEQDIATDSRPQTESNYDGLTTPQNKRIPVPEHVEPEPKKRGFLSRFFLPYG